A genomic segment from Spinacia oleracea cultivar Varoflay chromosome 3, BTI_SOV_V1, whole genome shotgun sequence encodes:
- the LOC110784174 gene encoding sm-like protein LSM8 isoform X1, with amino-acid sequence MATGPGLEPLVDQMISVITNDGRNIVGILKGFDQATNIILDESHERVFSTKVMADWLAWISEEGGQNSFGEDKGKKREKREEFNIFKNKKNNYVVFLKAF; translated from the exons ATGGCTACCGGACCTGGACTTGAGCCTCTTGTAGACC AGATGATTTCAGTTATTACCAATGATGGACGCAATATAGTG GGGATCCTAAAAGGTTTTGACCAGGCAACAAATATTATTCTTGATGAATCGCATGAAAGGGTTTTTTCtaccaag GTGATGGCTGACTGGCTGGCATGGATCAGTGAAGAAGGTGGCCAAAATTCATTTGGGGAAGACAAAGGAAAGAAACGAGAAAAGAGGGAGgagtttaatatttttaaaaacaaaaaaaacaattatgttGTATTTCTAAAagctttttag
- the LOC110784174 gene encoding sm-like protein LSM8 isoform X2 — translation MATGPGLEPLVDQMISVITNDGRNIVGILKGFDQATNIILDESHERVFSTKEGVQQIVLGLYIIRGDNISIIGELDENLDADIELSRLRGNPLKPVIH, via the exons ATGGCTACCGGACCTGGACTTGAGCCTCTTGTAGACC AGATGATTTCAGTTATTACCAATGATGGACGCAATATAGTG GGGATCCTAAAAGGTTTTGACCAGGCAACAAATATTATTCTTGATGAATCGCATGAAAGGGTTTTTTCtaccaag GAAGGAGTCCAACAGATTGTATTGGGTTTGTACATCATCAGGGGTGACAACAT AAGCATTATTGGTGAGCTGGATGAAAACTTAGATGCTGATATTGAGCTTTCGCGGTTGAGGGGCAATCCTCTGAAGCCTGTCATTCACTGA